Proteins encoded in a region of the Salvelinus fontinalis isolate EN_2023a chromosome 17, ASM2944872v1, whole genome shotgun sequence genome:
- the LOC129813848 gene encoding uncharacterized protein LOC129813848: MRPHLLVTLVTISPVHPAKAEVLLTFTIANFNLQKKKKMTFSSFELLVMKSMKPTQSLFIATVYRPPGPYTAFLSEFPEFLSDLVVIADHILIFGDFNIHMEKSTDPLQKSFGAIIDSVGFVQHVSGPTHCHSHTLDLVLSHGINVVDLNVFPHNPGLSDHQFITFAIATNNLLRPQPRIIKSRAINSQTTQKFLDALPDSFCLPNDVRGRKSVNHLTEELNLTLRNTLDAVAPLKTKNICHKKLAPWYTENTRALKQASRKLERKWRHTKLEVFRLAWKDSTVQYRRALTERALTAARSSYFSNLIEENKNNPKFLFDTVAKLTKKQHSPREDGFHFSSNKFMNFFEEKIMIIRKQNMDSSLNLRIPPKLNCPESAQLCQDLGSRETLKCFSTISLDTMMKIIMASKPSSCILDPIPTKLLKELIPVLGPHMLNIINGSLSTGCVPNSLKVAVIKPLLKKPNLDPENIKNYRPISNLPFLSKILEKAVAQHSLPS, translated from the coding sequence atgaggcctcacctcctggttacactagtgaccatatcccccgtgcatcccgcaaaggcggaggtgttgctaacatttacgatagcaaatttcaatttacaaaaaaaaaaaaagatgactttttcgtcttttgagcttctagtcatgaaatctatgaagcctactcaatcactttttatagccactgtttataggcctcctgggccatatacagcgttcctctctgagttccctgaattcctatcagaccttgtagtcatagcagatcatattctaatttttggtgattttaatattcatatggagaagtccacagacccactccaaaagtctttcggagccatcatcgactcagtgggttttgtccaacatgtctctggacctactcactgccacagtcatactctggacttagttttgtcccatggaataaatgttgtagatcttaatgtttttcctcataatcctggactgtCGGACCACCagtttattacgtttgcaatcgcaacaaataatctgctcagaccccaaccaaggatcatcaaaagtcgtgctataaattctcagacaacacaaaaattccttgatgcccttccagactccttctgcctacccaacgacgtcagaggacgaaaatcagttaaccacctaactgaggaactcaatttaaccttgcgcaataccctagatgcagttgcacccctaaaaacgaaaaacatttgtcataagaaactagctccctggtatacagaaaatacccgagctttgaagcaagcttccagaaaattggaacggaaatggcgccacaccaaactggaagtcttccgactagcttggaaagacagtaccgtgcagtaccgaagagccctcactgaaagagccctcactgctgctcgatcatcctacttttccaacttaattgaggaaaataagaacaatccaaaatttctttttgatactgttgcaaagctaactaaaaagcagcattccccaagagaggatggctttcacttcagcagtaataaattcatgaacttctttgaggaaaagatcatgatcattagaaagcaaaatatggactcctctttaaatctgcgtattcctccaaagctcaattgtcctgagtctgcacaactctgccaggacctaggatcaagggagacactcaagtgttttagtactatatctcttgacacaatgatgaaaataatcatggcctctaaaccttctagctgcatactggatcctattcctactaaactactgaaagagctgattcctgtgcttggccctcatatgttgaacataataaacggctctctatccaccggatgtgtaccaaactcactaaaagtggcagtaataaagcctctcttaaaaaagccaaaccttgacccggaaaatataaagaactatcggcctatatcgaatcttccattcctctcaaaaattttagaaaaagctgttgcgcagcactcactgccttcctga